Proteins co-encoded in one Medicago truncatula cultivar Jemalong A17 chromosome 8, MtrunA17r5.0-ANR, whole genome shotgun sequence genomic window:
- the LOC25500077 gene encoding uncharacterized protein, translating to MSPPEPPPQLDDPTPLLEDQSWHLLSLLLQIGHPVDAEYLSLRCRFFNASPDFIHYVASLPDSPLSVNSNGFLTPSVEAALALARFFSFQFQNSTSFQSRKRKSICSITEGGRDPKRLAIGDKVPEIFVKSFADTTAEAFMRRNFCAMKFESRFVNGGNYMIPIRIDSIGECSGCSEPNFKYREADNDGITSMVKGEISGSLIKANESFFISESDSRKLEGLDRFVGHNPFPNLAPTSVQDQSLCNDGDVVGIGSENKMDCFDSFGNEYPEQNITTIVDGENVCRNNTCRDSLLESNEINKEEERGPKEGLVNYQNDREMEDVAQRVDPVACGEDPEEVLELEKGIIRESIEKYKEERGLKEGMINYDKNKEMEDVAQRVNPVVCGEEPTKVLELKKGMHVLDLDTNKTVRKMVTRSTNKIAQSSSNPKQLLKPSRILKGGQKNDLHSKPQILTESLACNKFDNVPKKIDQGNDQNIIEGDEGKDQNVVTQSTNKVAQPSSNPKQLLKSSRMLKDGQKNDLHSKTQILTESLAFNKSDNVPKKIDQGHDQSIISKNKLKQSRKENAAEDNFMTSKVEKKTFPSFESFIIEEEEGSGGYGIVYRAHRTADGKRLAIKCPHSNAHKNHVNNERNMLERFGGKNCIIKFEGSFKSGNSDCFVLEHVEHERPEVLKKEIDICELQWYGFCMFKALACLHKEGVVHRDVKPGNFLFSRKLKKGYLIDFNLAMDLKQKYNIGSKSKPRLDASSNIPLPSGPSPVVQDKNLGGIKSLTSNKRELPDLADRRKYYEIRKHMKTKADASHLKNCPDKAVANLRRAQGADGSGITSARDVTSTKTASADRLREPIPFKGRKELISLVQNSMQCANNSSMKSPSSQRKRVTALSGKVDGRTLYLTPMPIHSSTVALGLLRSKGDGKHKREGPCVGTKGFRAPEVLFRSQFQGPKVDIWSAGVTLLYMLIGKTSFPGEPEQSLKEIAKLRGSEELWEVAKLHDRETSFPVELFDDRYLQSYDIETWCKTHTKRPEFVDKVPKSLFDLIEKCLTVNPRNRISVEDVLRHEFFASCNDIMRKTRMLQRGLGLETAADSRAV from the exons ATGTCTCCGCCGGAACCACCACCGCAACTCGACGATCCAACTCCACTCCTCGAAGACCAATCCTGGCACCTCCTCTCTCTCCTCCTCCAGATCGGCCATCCCGTCGACGCCGAGTATCTATCCCTTCGTTGCCGCTTCTTCAACGCTTCGCCGGATTTCATCCATTACGTTGCTTCACTTCCTGATTCTCCTCTCTCCGTTAACAGTAACGGATTTCTAACTCCTTCCGTTGAAGCTGCTTTGGCCCTGGCTAGGTTTTTCTCATTTCAGTTCCAAAATTCAACTTCGTTTCAATCCCGTAAGCGCAAGTCAATTTGCTCAATCACTGAAG GTGGAAGAGATCCGAAACGGCTTGCAATTGGTGATAAAGTTCCGGAAATTTTCGTCAAG AGTTTTGCTGATACTACTGCAGAGGCTTTTATGAGAAGAAATTTCTGTGCAATGAAATTTGAGTCTCGGTTTGTAAATGGTGGGAATTATATGATTCCTATACGTATTGATTCAATTGGAGAGTGTTCAGGTTGTTCAGAACCGAATTTCAAATACAGGGAAGCTGATAATGACGGCATAACAAGCATGGTCAAAGGAGAGATATCTGGCTCTCTTATCAAAGCCAATGAGAGTTTCTTCATTAGTGAAAGTGACTCGAGGAAGCTTGAGGGTCTAGATAGATTCGTGGGACATAATCCCTTTCCTAATCTTGCTCCAACTAGTGTCCAAGATCAATCTTTGTGTAATGATGGTGATGTTGTTGGTATTGGATCAGAGAACAAAATGGATTGCTTTGACTCATTTGGGAATGAATATCCTGAACAAAACATAACCACTATTGTGGATGGTGAAAATGTTTGTCGAAATAATACTTGTAGAGATTCACTACTAGAAtctaatgaaataaataaagaagaGGAAAGAGGTCCAAAGGAAGGATTGGTTAATTATCAGAATGATAGAGAGATGGAAGATGTTGCTCAAAGGGTCGATCCTGTAGCATGCGGAGAAGATCCGGAAGAAGTTTTGGAATTGGAAAAGGGTATAATAAGAGAatctattgaaaaatataaagaggAAAGAGGTTTGAAGGAAGGAATGATTAACTATGACAAAAATAAAGAGATGGAAGATGTTGCTCAGAGGGTCAATCCTGTAGTATGTGGAGAAGAGCCaacaaaagttttggaattgaAAAAGGGCATGCATGTATTAGATTTGGATACAAACAAGACAGTGAGAAAAATGGTGACCCGGTCTACAAATAAAATAGCTCAGTCCTCTTCAAATCCAAAGCAGCTTCTGAAACCTTCTCGCATATTGAAGGGGGGACAGAAAAATGATCTACACTCAAAGCCTCAAATTCTAACCGAGTCACTAGCCTGTAACAAATTTGATAatgttccaaaaaaaattgatcaaggTAATGATCAGAACATTATTGAAGGTGATGAAGGTAAGGATCAGAACGTGGTGACCCAGTCTACCAATAAAGTAGCCCAGCCCTCTTCAAATCCAAAGCAGCTTTTGAAATCTTCTCGCATGTTGAAGGATGGACAGAAAAATGATCTACACTCGAAGACTCAAATTCTAACCGAGTCACTAGCCTTTAACAAATCTGATAatgttccaaaaaaaattgatcaaggTCATGATCAGAgtattatttcaaaaaacaaactaaaacaaagtCGTAAAGAAAACGCGGCAGAAGATAACTTCATGACTTCTAAG GTGGAGAAAAAAACATTTCCATCTTTTGAATCTTTTATaatagaggaagaagaaggttcAG GTGGTTATGGCATTGTTTACCGTGCTCATAGAACAGCTGATGGAAAAAGACTTGCTATAAAAT GTCCTCATAGCAATGCTCATAAAAACCATGTAAATAATGAGCGGAATATGCTTGAGCGTTTTGG GGGTAAAAACTGTATTATAAAGTTTGAAGGTTCTTTCAAAAGTGGCAACAGTGACTGCTTTGTTTTAGAACATGTTGAGCATGAGAGACCTGAG gttttgaaaaaagaaattgatatcTGTGAGCTTCAGTGGTATGGGTTTTGCATGTTCAAGGCACTTGCGTGCTTGCACAAAGAG GGAGTCGTACACAGAGATGTTAAACCTGGAAACTTCCTTTTCTCTCGAAAGCTAAAGAAAGGCTACCTTATTGACTTCAACCTTGCCATG GATTTAAAGCAAAAGTACAACATCGGAA GTAAATCAAAACCAAGGCTTGATGCATCAAGTAATATTCCTCTCCCTTCTGGTCCTTCCCCAGTGGTCCAAGACAAGAATCTTGGAGGAATCAAGTCTCTAACATCCAATAAAAGGGAATTGCCAGATCTGGCAGATCGTAGGAAATATTATGAAATTCGTAAGCATATGAAAACAAAAGCTGATGCTAGTCATCTGAAAAATTGTCCTGATAAGGCTGTTGCAAATTTACGTAGAGCACAAGGAGCAGATGGCTCGGGTATAACCTCTGCCAGAGATGTTACTAGCACTAAGACTGCTTCTGCCGATAGGCTCCGTGAACCCATACCTTTCAAAGGAAGAAAGGAGCTTATCAGCCTAGTGCAGAATTCTATGCAATGTGCAAACAATAGTTCAATGAAAAGTCCTTCTTCTCAGAGGAAAAGGGTTACTGCTCTTTCAGGCAAGGTAGATGGCAGGACGCTTTATCTTACGCCAATGCCTATACATTCATCTACGGTTGCTTTGGGGTTATTAAGAAGCAAAG GGGACGGAAAACATAAAAGAGAGGGTCCATGTGTTGGAACAAAGGGTTTCCGTGCCCCAGAG gTTTTGTTCAGGTCTCAGTTTCAGGGACCTAAGGTTGATATTTGGTCGGCTGGAGTCACTCTACTATACATGCTGATTGGGAAAACTTCTTTTCCTGGCGAACCAGAACA GAGTTTAAAAGAAATTGCCAAATTGCGGGGCAGTGAAGAGCTTTGGGAAGTGGCCAAGCTGCATGACCGTGAAACATCCTTTCCAGTg GAGTTATTTGATGACCGATACTTGCAATCATATGACATAGAAACCTGGTGCAAGACGCACACAAAGAGACCAGAGTTTGTTGATAAAGTCCCGAAATCATTGTTTGATTTAATAGAGAAGTGTCTAACAGTAAACCCAAGGAATAGGATTAGTGTTGAAGATGTTCTCAGGCATGAGTTTTTTGCCTCGTGTAATGACATCATGAGAAAGACAAGGATGCTTCAACGAGGTCTCGGCTTAGAAACTGCAGCAGATTCAAGAGCAGTCTGA